In bacterium, a genomic segment contains:
- a CDS encoding alkene reductase: MDLFKSYKLGVIELKNRIVMAPMTRNRAIDNLASKLVAEYYTQRAGAGLIITEGTSPSPNGLGYARIPGLYSTEQTVSWRQVTAGVHDQGGRIFLQMMHGGRVGHQLNLPPGAELVAPSAIAVKGKIWTDAQGEQPYDLPREMTPDDIRKAVAEYVQTARNAITAGFDGVEIHGANGYLINQFLDPVSNQRNDAYGRDHTGRNRFALEIATEVIAAIGAARVGIRLSPYGVFNDMGGAYAGIAEQYTALSAALGRLGLTYLHLVDHSSMGAPKPQPETVNAMRHEFRAAGGRIILSGGYDRDRAEADLKSGAADLIAFGRPFIANPDLVKRLKAGIPLATPDMSSFYTPGPKGYTDYPVS, from the coding sequence ATGGATTTGTTCAAGTCATACAAGCTGGGTGTCATTGAGTTGAAGAACCGCATCGTCATGGCCCCAATGACCCGCAACCGGGCCATTGACAACCTGGCCAGCAAACTGGTGGCCGAATATTATACCCAACGGGCCGGTGCCGGCTTGATCATCACGGAGGGAACCTCGCCCTCGCCCAACGGCCTGGGGTATGCCCGTATTCCCGGCCTCTATTCTACCGAGCAGACCGTTTCGTGGCGGCAGGTGACCGCCGGGGTCCATGACCAGGGCGGACGGATCTTTCTCCAGATGATGCATGGCGGACGGGTGGGCCATCAGCTCAATCTCCCGCCAGGCGCAGAATTGGTGGCCCCATCGGCGATCGCCGTGAAGGGGAAGATCTGGACCGACGCCCAGGGCGAGCAGCCCTATGACCTGCCGCGCGAGATGACCCCCGATGATATCCGGAAGGCCGTTGCTGAATACGTCCAGACGGCACGCAATGCCATCACCGCCGGCTTTGACGGGGTTGAAATTCACGGGGCCAATGGCTACCTGATCAATCAGTTCCTTGATCCCGTTTCCAATCAGCGGAACGATGCCTATGGCCGGGACCATACCGGACGTAATCGCTTCGCCCTGGAAATTGCGACGGAAGTCATTGCCGCCATCGGGGCCGCCCGCGTCGGGATCCGCCTCTCCCCGTACGGCGTATTCAATGACATGGGCGGTGCCTATGCGGGAATCGCGGAACAATATACCGCTTTGTCGGCAGCGCTGGGCCGTCTTGGCCTGACCTATCTTCATTTGGTCGACCACTCGTCGATGGGCGCGCCGAAGCCCCAGCCGGAGACCGTCAACGCCATGCGCCACGAGTTCCGTGCCGCGGGGGGCCGCATCATCCTCTCTGGCGGCTATGATCGGGACCGTGCAGAAGCGGATTTAAAGAGTGGCGCGGCAGATCTCATAGCCTTCGGCCGGCCGTTCATTGCCAATCCGGATCTGGTGAAGCGGCTCAAGGCAGGCATCCCTTTAGCCACCCCCGACATGTCTTCGTTCTATACCCCCGGCCCTAAGGGCTATACGGATTATCCCGTCTCCTGA
- a CDS encoding BrnA antitoxin family protein: MKKQIPKFKNEDAEREFWANHDSIDYVDWSRAKRAVFPNLKPSTKTISLRLPESIIAALKVLANKRDVPYQSLLKVFLAEKVEAELRHGHAKTA, from the coding sequence ATGAAGAAGCAAATTCCAAAATTCAAGAACGAGGATGCAGAACGGGAGTTTTGGGCGAACCATGATTCCATAGATTATGTTGATTGGTCCCGGGCGAAGCGGGCGGTGTTCCCGAATCTAAAGCCCTCCACCAAGACCATCTCATTGCGTTTGCCTGAATCGATAATTGCAGCGCTTAAAGTTTTGGCCAACAAGCGTGACGTACCTTACCAATCGCTGCTCAAAGTATTCTTAGCTGAAAAGGTTGAGGCTGAGTTGCGACATGGTCATGCCAAGACAGCATGA
- a CDS encoding BrnT family toxin — translation MTELVNVPDFEGFDWTGGNAEKNWKGHHVTPFEAEQVFFNSPLLAGEDDAHSHHEKRFFALGQTDESRELFVAFTIRGKKLRVVSARDMSRKERKVYRS, via the coding sequence ATGACAGAGCTGGTAAACGTGCCGGATTTCGAGGGGTTCGATTGGACCGGGGGGAATGCCGAGAAGAATTGGAAGGGACACCACGTTACCCCATTTGAGGCTGAACAGGTGTTCTTCAATTCTCCGCTGCTTGCCGGGGAGGATGATGCGCATTCCCACCACGAGAAACGTTTCTTTGCCTTGGGGCAGACGGATGAAAGTCGGGAATTGTTTGTCGCGTTTACGATCCGTGGCAAAAAATTGCGCGTTGTGTCGGCTCGGGATATGAGCCGTAAGGAAAGAAAGGTTTACAGGTCATGA
- a CDS encoding tRNA (cytidine(34)-2'-O)-methyltransferase: MKHTHDRSHSLPMTWPSPPLNIALVEPEIPPNTGNIARLCAATGTRLHLIEPLGFQLTSAHVRRAGLDYWDSVDMTRHASLAAFQASQSSPRCFYFSTRAKRAYTEVTYRAGDTLVFGSESKGLPDALLDANEANTLGIPILTDHVRSLNLANAVAIVVYEALRQISKKHCTTSITRVVH; this comes from the coding sequence ATGAAACATACCCATGACCGTTCCCATTCGCTGCCCATGACGTGGCCCAGCCCACCTCTGAATATTGCCCTGGTCGAGCCGGAAATCCCCCCGAACACCGGCAATATCGCCCGGCTCTGCGCCGCCACCGGGACCCGCCTGCACCTGATCGAACCCCTGGGGTTTCAACTCACCAGCGCGCATGTGCGCCGGGCGGGCCTCGATTACTGGGATTCCGTAGATATGACGCGACACGCCTCACTGGCCGCCTTTCAGGCCAGCCAGAGCTCACCCCGCTGCTTCTACTTCAGCACCCGCGCCAAACGCGCCTACACCGAGGTCACCTATCGCGCCGGCGATACCCTGGTTTTCGGCAGCGAGTCGAAAGGGCTGCCGGATGCACTGCTCGATGCCAATGAGGCGAATACCCTGGGCATCCCGATCCTGACTGACCACGTCCGTTCACTCAATCTTGCCAACGCCGTCGCCATCGTGGTGTACGAGGCCCTGCGCCAAATATCGAAAAAGCATTGCACAACAAGCATTACGAGGGTTGTGCATTAA
- a CDS encoding NAD(P)H-hydrate dehydratase, with the protein MKAVTSAQMRELDKIATTEFAIPSFELMRRAGEGIAGTVSYLAERIRGGDAFIRFIAGRGNNGGDAFAAALLLHEEDFDVEVLLAGSASDIRGDALRHLGKMRAAGIPLIELPTKEAWMDALQTAGSGEIIVDGVLGIGASGPPRGPIAGAIHYINSISEDNLVVSIDVPSGLNADTGEVPGEAVIADVTATIGMPKIGLLTQQAIPYVGTLDVIGIGIPMELTATYDSPRHLITGWDVRQRMPKRSRLSHKGDYGHVLIVGGATGYAGAPAMAAIAAQRSGAGLVTALVPRPIYPVVAGNMLEVMTHPGDETTAGSLSAATWDQWRERINEFSAIVAGPGMSRHPDTTYWIHQLLKECRRPLLLDADALNALEGNPERLANAKCPVVITPHPGELARLLGCTTKEVQANREAAIQDAVQRTNAVVVLKGAGTLVAQKGQPLHMNLTGNPGMATGGTGDILAGFIGGLMAQGLSPFDAACVGVFLHGRAGDNAMWVRSQASLTATDLLKEFGNVFREVTIR; encoded by the coding sequence ATGAAAGCTGTCACGTCCGCCCAAATGAGGGAACTGGATAAGATTGCCACGACGGAATTCGCGATCCCGAGTTTCGAATTGATGCGGCGGGCAGGCGAAGGGATCGCCGGCACCGTGAGTTATCTCGCCGAGCGGATCCGCGGGGGCGACGCCTTCATCCGGTTCATCGCCGGGCGGGGGAACAACGGGGGCGATGCCTTTGCCGCCGCGTTGCTGCTCCACGAGGAGGATTTCGACGTCGAAGTCCTGCTGGCCGGGTCAGCGTCCGACATCCGGGGGGATGCCCTCCGCCATCTCGGCAAGATGCGGGCTGCCGGAATTCCCCTGATCGAGCTTCCCACCAAGGAAGCCTGGATGGATGCCCTGCAGACCGCGGGAAGCGGCGAGATCATCGTCGACGGCGTGCTGGGCATCGGGGCCAGCGGACCGCCCCGCGGCCCCATTGCCGGCGCCATTCATTACATCAATAGTATTTCCGAGGACAATCTGGTGGTTTCCATTGACGTGCCCTCCGGGTTGAATGCCGATACCGGCGAAGTCCCCGGCGAGGCGGTGATCGCGGATGTTACCGCGACGATCGGCATGCCCAAAATCGGTCTGCTCACCCAACAGGCCATTCCCTATGTCGGCACCCTGGATGTCATTGGCATCGGCATTCCCATGGAATTGACCGCAACCTACGACTCGCCCCGCCATCTGATTACCGGCTGGGACGTCCGGCAGCGCATGCCCAAGCGCTCACGCCTGTCGCATAAGGGTGACTACGGCCATGTGCTGATCGTGGGCGGTGCCACCGGTTACGCCGGGGCCCCGGCCATGGCCGCCATTGCCGCCCAGCGCTCCGGCGCAGGTCTGGTCACGGCCCTGGTACCGCGCCCCATCTATCCGGTTGTGGCAGGGAACATGCTGGAAGTCATGACGCATCCGGGTGACGAAACGACGGCGGGCTCCCTGAGCGCAGCCACCTGGGACCAATGGCGGGAGCGCATCAATGAGTTTTCGGCGATCGTGGCCGGCCCCGGCATGAGCCGGCATCCCGATACCACATACTGGATTCATCAATTGCTGAAGGAATGCCGGCGGCCCCTGTTGCTGGATGCCGATGCCCTGAATGCGCTGGAGGGCAATCCGGAGCGGCTCGCCAATGCCAAATGCCCGGTCGTCATCACCCCCCACCCCGGCGAACTGGCCCGCCTGCTGGGGTGCACCACCAAAGAGGTTCAAGCGAACCGTGAAGCAGCCATTCAGGATGCGGTTCAACGCACCAACGCCGTGGTGGTCCTCAAGGGGGCCGGCACCCTGGTCGCCCAGAAAGGGCAGCCTTTGCACATGAATTTGACCGGGAACCCCGGCATGGCGACGGGCGGCACAGGCGATATTCTCGCGGGCTTTATCGGCGGGCTGATGGCGCAAGGCCTCTCCCCGTTTGATGCGGCCTGCGTGGGAGTCTTCCTGCACGGGCGCGCCGGTGACAATGCCATGTGGGTCCGCTCCCAGGCCAGCCTGACCGCCACCGACCTGCTGAAAGAATTCGGGAATGTGTTCCGGGAAGTCACGATCAGGTGA
- the acpS gene encoding holo-ACP synthase: MAESVIGTGVDLVENERLHVLLEKWGDRFKSRVYLPTEQAYCESKAQPWLYYAGRFAVKEAVSKAFGTGIGTELGWLDMEVVKDPVSGAPSIALSPHGQLLADKQGVIRVLISLSHTHNFAVAHALLIGEKRGEP; the protein is encoded by the coding sequence ATGGCAGAATCCGTCATCGGCACCGGCGTGGATCTGGTGGAAAACGAACGCCTGCACGTTCTGCTGGAAAAGTGGGGCGACCGGTTCAAGTCACGGGTATATCTGCCCACCGAGCAGGCCTACTGTGAAAGCAAGGCCCAGCCCTGGCTTTATTATGCCGGACGGTTTGCCGTCAAGGAGGCTGTCTCGAAAGCATTTGGAACCGGCATTGGAACGGAGCTCGGCTGGCTGGATATGGAGGTGGTAAAGGATCCCGTTTCCGGAGCCCCATCCATCGCCCTGAGCCCGCACGGTCAGCTGCTTGCCGACAAACAGGGAGTGATTCGCGTGCTCATCAGCCTGTCCCATACCCATAATTTTGCCGTGGCCCATGCGCTCCTGATTGGCGAAAAACGAGGTGAACCATGA
- the pdxJ gene encoding pyridoxine 5'-phosphate synthase → MKTAKLRLGVNIDHVATLRQVRGTSYPDLVQAARVCEVAGATGITVHLREDRRHIQDRDVFALRKSIKTRLNLEMANHPDIVAVALKVKPDEVCLVPERRQELTTEGGLDVAGQARRLRPTIQRLSDAGIEVSLFIAPDPRQIEATARLGAPVIELHTGTYCDLKGAAARQELKRLCEGARLAHQLGLIVNAGHGINTANTHGILDIPFLNTLNIGHSIICQAVFTGLNRAVREMLEAMRPYRGGRA, encoded by the coding sequence ATGAAAACAGCAAAACTTCGACTTGGAGTGAATATCGACCATGTGGCCACCCTGCGTCAGGTCCGCGGCACCAGCTATCCCGATCTCGTGCAAGCCGCCCGGGTCTGCGAAGTGGCCGGTGCCACAGGCATCACCGTTCATCTGAGGGAAGACCGCCGCCATATCCAGGACCGCGATGTCTTTGCCCTGCGCAAGAGCATTAAAACCCGTTTGAATCTGGAAATGGCCAATCACCCCGACATTGTCGCCGTGGCGCTGAAAGTCAAACCCGATGAGGTCTGCCTGGTGCCGGAACGACGCCAGGAACTGACCACGGAGGGCGGGTTGGATGTGGCCGGCCAGGCCCGTCGCCTGCGACCCACGATTCAGCGGCTGTCGGACGCCGGCATTGAGGTGAGTTTGTTCATCGCCCCGGATCCCCGGCAGATCGAGGCCACCGCCCGGCTGGGGGCACCTGTAATCGAGTTGCATACCGGCACCTATTGCGATCTCAAGGGCGCGGCCGCCCGGCAGGAACTTAAACGGCTCTGCGAAGGGGCACGACTGGCCCACCAGCTCGGCCTGATCGTCAATGCCGGACACGGAATCAACACGGCCAATACCCACGGCATTCTGGACATCCCGTTCCTCAACACCTTGAACATCGGACACAGCATCATCTGCCAAGCCGTATTCACCGGACTTAATCGTGCGGTGCGGGAGATGTTGGAGGCCATGCGCCCCTACCGTGGAGGCCGGGCCTAA
- a CDS encoding leucine-rich repeat domain-containing protein gives MLTGCSPAGNTPMDPLRATTVAEAVAQSNTVQTLDLFYRRLHGFPPEILTLKNLQQLNLRTCTLGRVPDELATLSQLTRLDLGQTGLTNLSPAVGQLTRLTHLWLNDNPLPALPREIGTLSQLQYLNADRTQLTELPQELGSLPNLKWLRLNHNQLTALPAEMSGLAKNLKVLYLIGNPIPEQEQKRIRSCLPGCNVIFRAGPSGEK, from the coding sequence ATGCTCACGGGTTGTAGTCCAGCCGGGAACACGCCGATGGATCCCCTGCGCGCCACCACGGTGGCGGAGGCCGTGGCGCAATCCAATACGGTTCAAACCCTGGATTTGTTCTACCGCCGGCTCCATGGATTCCCACCGGAAATCCTCACGCTCAAGAACCTGCAACAGCTCAATCTGCGCACCTGCACCCTCGGACGGGTGCCGGATGAACTGGCCACCCTCTCGCAGTTGACCCGGCTGGATTTAGGCCAGACCGGCCTGACCAACCTCTCCCCGGCCGTAGGACAACTCACCCGGCTAACCCATCTCTGGCTCAACGATAACCCGCTCCCCGCCCTGCCCCGCGAAATCGGGACCTTATCCCAGCTCCAATATCTGAACGCGGATCGCACCCAACTGACCGAGCTCCCGCAGGAGCTCGGCTCCCTCCCGAATCTGAAATGGTTGAGACTCAATCACAACCAGCTCACCGCCCTGCCGGCGGAGATGAGCGGACTGGCGAAAAATCTCAAAGTGCTCTATCTTATCGGCAACCCGATTCCAGAGCAGGAACAGAAGCGGATCCGGAGCTGCCTGCCAGGATGTAACGTGATCTTTCGCGCCGGGCCGTCAGGTGAAAAATAA
- a CDS encoding RluA family pseudouridine synthase → MQPQEFIVRPDQAGMPLQDFLAQRLTLSRNKAKGLLDERLVFVNGRRIWMTHHEVRRGDKIEVMVPSKQAAKKAKPLVILYQDTEYIIVNKPTGRLSNGPDSLESDLQTLLKMPRLQAVHRLDRDTSGCILIAKSKEAFDKAVDLFKKQEISKVYHLLVMGEIKDRERRIDYPLENEPAVTKLYHVSSNPLASHLKASIETGRTHQIRKHLAYIGHPVLGDKIYAVRGAIPEDLRMIDRQMLHAMSLRFNSPYNNRSIRVEAPLPKDFTLWMKRLGLR, encoded by the coding sequence ATGCAACCACAAGAATTTATTGTCCGTCCGGATCAAGCCGGAATGCCGCTTCAGGATTTTCTGGCCCAGCGTCTGACCTTGTCCCGGAACAAGGCCAAAGGCCTTCTGGATGAGCGGCTGGTATTTGTCAATGGGCGCCGCATCTGGATGACCCACCATGAAGTCCGCCGGGGCGATAAGATCGAGGTGATGGTCCCCTCCAAGCAGGCGGCCAAAAAGGCCAAACCGCTGGTCATCCTCTATCAGGACACCGAATACATCATTGTCAACAAACCGACCGGCCGCCTCTCGAACGGACCGGATAGCCTGGAATCGGATCTTCAGACGCTGTTGAAGATGCCGCGCCTGCAGGCCGTACACCGGCTCGATCGCGACACCTCCGGCTGCATTCTGATCGCCAAGTCAAAAGAAGCATTTGATAAAGCCGTGGATTTGTTCAAGAAGCAGGAGATCTCCAAGGTCTACCACCTGCTGGTGATGGGCGAGATCAAGGACCGCGAACGCCGCATTGATTACCCCCTCGAAAATGAGCCGGCCGTCACAAAGCTTTATCATGTCTCCAGCAATCCCCTGGCCAGCCATCTCAAGGCCTCGATTGAAACGGGGCGGACCCATCAAATCCGCAAGCACCTGGCCTACATCGGGCATCCGGTGCTGGGCGACAAAATCTATGCCGTCCGCGGGGCCATTCCGGAAGACCTCCGCATGATCGACCGGCAGATGCTGCATGCCATGAGCCTCCGGTTCAACTCGCCCTACAATAACCGCTCCATCCGGGTCGAAGCGCCGCTCCCGAAGGACTTCACCCTCTGGATGAAGCGCCTGGGCTTGCGATAA
- a CDS encoding DUF4266 domain-containing protein, giving the protein MKQRLLILGLMTMGLFSLTGCGTVQPWERGTLSDYTMRPDRDPLTDSMREHVYFTRESAAGGRGVGGGGCGCN; this is encoded by the coding sequence ATGAAACAACGCTTACTCATACTCGGACTGATGACGATGGGGCTGTTCTCACTGACCGGTTGCGGCACGGTTCAACCCTGGGAGCGGGGGACCCTGTCGGACTACACCATGCGCCCGGACCGGGATCCCCTGACGGATTCCATGCGGGAGCATGTCTACTTCACCCGTGAATCCGCGGCCGGCGGGCGCGGCGTGGGCGGCGGCGGGTGCGGTTGCAACTAA
- a CDS encoding TlpA disulfide reductase family protein, which produces MNTSSAIRTLTTLATLVVLAIGLTAQAGWKAGSSLPDLSQFKLEGTVPADLKAKVVLIDFWASWCGPCKASFPVLDSLQKDYGSRGLVIIAINQDQTSALMKSFLETHPATFLALRDAGNLLVAAADVQSMPSSFLFDRSGKIRFLHTGFHGEKTTTQYREEIERLLDEKDGLKK; this is translated from the coding sequence ATGAATACCTCATCCGCGATTAGAACACTCACCACGCTGGCCACCCTCGTCGTTCTCGCCATCGGCCTCACCGCCCAGGCGGGCTGGAAAGCCGGGTCTTCCCTGCCCGACCTGTCTCAATTCAAGTTGGAGGGGACGGTCCCCGCAGACTTGAAGGCGAAAGTGGTGCTGATCGACTTCTGGGCCTCCTGGTGCGGCCCCTGCAAGGCCTCATTCCCCGTTCTGGACAGCCTGCAAAAAGACTACGGGTCCCGGGGTCTGGTGATCATTGCCATTAATCAGGATCAGACGAGCGCGCTGATGAAGTCTTTTCTTGAAACGCATCCCGCCACCTTTCTCGCCCTGCGCGATGCGGGCAATCTCCTGGTGGCGGCGGCCGACGTGCAGTCGATGCCGTCGTCCTTCCTGTTTGACCGCTCCGGCAAAATCCGGTTTCTCCACACCGGCTTTCACGGCGAGAAAACCACGACTCAATACAGGGAAGAAATTGAACGGCTGCTGGATGAAAAGGACGGGCTCAAGAAATGA
- a CDS encoding FAD:protein FMN transferase: MSASDYTKHTFNAMGTVCQLQFQTDSTAASNAFITQVTSWVSGFEAKFSRFRPDSLIARINAAAGLGAVDLDEESESLFALCDWFHWSTHGVFDPAALPLISLWDYHLPHTTLPDEAAVHSALALCGWKKIQRQKGSFALPEKGMGIDVGGIGKEYAVDRVFEMANQAGIQNVLVNFGHDLRVQGEPPETGPWRIGLEDPNDPGRCWGGVVIRNRAVTTSGNYARKVTINGETFGHILDPRSGRPVNNGCQSVSVIAPTCTEAGILSTTAFILGGAAGQPFLDSYYQVEGCVNEQKRQYLTRRFHEYLIRD, encoded by the coding sequence ATGTCAGCCAGCGACTATACCAAACATACGTTTAACGCGATGGGCACGGTCTGCCAGCTTCAGTTCCAAACTGATTCGACGGCAGCGAGCAACGCGTTTATCACCCAAGTGACCAGCTGGGTTTCGGGCTTTGAGGCGAAATTCTCGCGCTTCCGGCCCGATAGCCTGATCGCACGGATCAATGCCGCCGCCGGGCTGGGCGCCGTGGATCTGGATGAGGAGTCCGAAAGCCTGTTTGCGCTCTGTGACTGGTTCCACTGGTCGACCCACGGTGTATTTGATCCCGCCGCCCTGCCTCTGATCTCTCTCTGGGATTACCATCTTCCGCATACCACCCTACCCGACGAGGCCGCGGTCCACTCCGCCCTCGCCCTCTGCGGCTGGAAGAAAATCCAGCGGCAGAAGGGATCATTCGCCCTGCCGGAAAAAGGGATGGGCATTGATGTCGGGGGGATCGGCAAGGAATACGCCGTCGACCGGGTATTCGAAATGGCGAATCAGGCCGGGATCCAGAATGTGCTGGTGAATTTCGGGCATGACCTGCGGGTTCAGGGCGAGCCGCCGGAGACAGGGCCCTGGCGCATCGGGTTGGAGGACCCCAATGACCCCGGCCGGTGCTGGGGGGGCGTGGTCATCCGGAACCGGGCGGTCACCACCTCGGGCAATTACGCGCGCAAGGTCACCATCAACGGCGAGACCTTTGGCCACATTCTAGACCCCCGCTCCGGACGCCCCGTGAATAACGGGTGTCAATCGGTCAGCGTGATTGCACCCACCTGCACCGAAGCCGGCATCTTGTCCACCACCGCCTTCATTCTGGGCGGGGCGGCGGGCCAACCCTTTCTCGACAGTTACTACCAGGTCGAGGGCTGCGTAAATGAACAGAAAAGACAATACTTAACCAGGAGATTCCATGAATACCTCATCCGCGATTAG
- a CDS encoding DUF3570 domain-containing protein — protein MSTETNFKIAIPDPRKSTATAIIVFALTVLPPRRSHAEDSVDAKFMYYQEDKDRIKVLAPEISVQQETDTGWIIKLDGIYNSISGATPTGAPPTAPAPVNTVRSAPTASSSSPTPTAPTVTTGGGNDRTPEGEDDALLLRRSNFPAARYSAVTAATPAPAPTPAPAPSGTTTATPAPSSTPASSGASSSSTTQQAAQPASSSRIPLADFEDTRWAFNIGLSKRVGDHTPGVQASYSQESDYLSTGLSLQDAIEFNKKNTILAVGGAYTHDSLTPANGRPSEAKDSIDALLGISQVLTKTTVLTANFTHGQVSGFISDPYKLSEVNGQLVYENRPDSKTKEILYVGLQQFITPLDASIDLGVRYYTDSFGINAETFSLAWFQKVTPGFIISPIVRYYTQTAADFYDVRFSGTPEFYSSDYRVSDLTSISYGVKFIWMPSAKLTLDAGVERYEMSGNDGKTDPEMYPTALLFLVGAHMSF, from the coding sequence ATGAGCACTGAAACAAATTTTAAAATCGCCATACCTGACCCCCGCAAATCAACCGCTACGGCGATTATCGTTTTCGCCCTGACCGTGCTTCCGCCCCGTCGGAGTCATGCCGAGGATTCAGTGGATGCCAAGTTCATGTATTATCAGGAGGATAAGGATCGCATCAAGGTCCTGGCTCCTGAAATCTCGGTGCAGCAGGAAACCGATACGGGCTGGATCATCAAATTGGATGGGATCTACAACTCCATTTCAGGGGCTACTCCCACTGGCGCGCCCCCTACTGCCCCCGCTCCCGTGAATACCGTTCGTTCGGCACCAACCGCCTCCTCCAGCAGCCCCACGCCCACCGCCCCAACCGTGACGACTGGGGGAGGAAATGATCGCACGCCGGAAGGCGAAGATGATGCCTTACTCCTAAGACGCAGCAACTTCCCGGCAGCCCGTTACTCGGCTGTCACGGCGGCGACCCCCGCGCCCGCGCCCACCCCTGCCCCTGCGCCATCCGGGACCACAACAGCCACCCCCGCCCCCTCCAGCACACCAGCCAGCAGCGGGGCCTCATCATCATCAACGACTCAGCAAGCGGCGCAACCGGCCAGCAGTTCCCGGATCCCCCTGGCGGATTTTGAAGATACCCGATGGGCCTTCAATATCGGGCTTTCCAAACGGGTCGGCGACCATACACCGGGCGTTCAGGCCTCCTATAGCCAGGAGTCGGATTACCTCTCGACCGGGCTCAGTCTTCAGGACGCCATTGAGTTCAATAAGAAAAACACCATCCTGGCGGTGGGGGGCGCCTATACCCATGACTCGCTGACCCCGGCCAACGGACGCCCCAGCGAGGCCAAGGATTCCATTGATGCCCTGCTGGGCATTTCACAGGTGCTGACCAAGACCACGGTGCTCACCGCCAACTTCACCCACGGGCAGGTCTCGGGGTTCATCAGTGATCCCTATAAACTCTCGGAAGTGAATGGACAGTTGGTCTATGAGAACCGGCCGGACAGCAAAACCAAGGAGATTCTCTATGTCGGCCTGCAGCAATTCATCACCCCGCTTGACGCCAGCATCGACCTTGGTGTGCGATACTATACGGATTCCTTTGGGATCAATGCAGAAACGTTTTCGCTGGCCTGGTTCCAAAAAGTCACCCCGGGCTTTATCATCAGCCCCATCGTGCGTTACTACACGCAAACGGCGGCGGACTTCTATGATGTGCGGTTCAGCGGCACCCCTGAATTTTACAGTTCGGATTACCGCGTTTCAGACCTGACCTCCATTTCCTATGGCGTTAAATTCATCTGGATGCCATCGGCCAAACTCACACTGGATGCCGGGGTGGAGCGTTATGAAATGTCCGGGAATGACGGCAAGACGGATCCGGAAATGTATCCCACCGCCCTGCTGTTCCTGGTGGGCGCGCATATGTCATTTTAA